In Desulfovibrionales bacterium, the following proteins share a genomic window:
- a CDS encoding protein-L-isoaspartate(D-aspartate) O-methyltransferase, with protein MPIDYDKARQRMVETQIIARGIKDPRVIGAMRKVPRHCFIEEGLYSQAYSDYPLPIGEKQTISQPYIVALMTEALELKGTERVLEIGAGSGYQTAILAELAHKVYSIERINNLVIRARRTLDALGYRNVIIKFSDGTLGWKEEAPFDAIIVTAGAPAIPPPLIGQLASPGRLVIPVGDRWSQSLIRIIKEGDKIREEDLGGVRFVSLIGECGWEENNHDR; from the coding sequence ATCCCCATAGATTACGATAAGGCCCGCCAGAGGATGGTGGAAACCCAGATTATAGCCCGTGGTATAAAAGACCCGCGGGTTATCGGGGCCATGCGTAAGGTGCCGCGCCACTGCTTCATTGAAGAGGGCCTATACAGCCAGGCGTACAGTGATTATCCCCTGCCTATTGGTGAAAAACAGACTATCTCCCAACCTTACATAGTGGCCCTAATGACCGAGGCCCTGGAACTGAAAGGCACTGAACGGGTGCTGGAGATCGGCGCCGGATCAGGCTACCAGACTGCTATCCTGGCCGAGTTAGCCCATAAGGTTTACTCCATAGAACGCATAAATAATCTGGTCATACGGGCCCGCCGGACCCTGGATGCACTGGGATATCGGAATGTCATTATCAAGTTTTCAGACGGGACTCTGGGCTGGAAAGAGGAAGCCCCCTTTGATGCTATTATCGTCACGGCGGGCGCTCCGGCCATCCCTCCCCCTCTAATCGGCCAACTGGCCAGTCCGGGAAGGCTGGTCATTCCGGTGGGAGACCGCTGGTCCCAGTCGCTTATAAGAATCATAAAAGAGGGCGATAAGATCAGAGAAGAAGACCTGGGTGGAGTGCGCTTTGTAAGCCTCATCGGAGAATGCGGCTGGGAAGAAAATAATCATGATCGCTGA
- a CDS encoding YkgJ family cysteine cluster protein, with translation MLTERIDRDQFGILWRQIMSSLLKAAHSKAKLTEVIKAVEEDPAYKEIYEKWDGLTPEEMAEAWQKTNTLMTKAIYATRPYCVRCGDCCQESSPTLYEEDLALLMNGVLDKKDIMTLRKGEIGYSPKEGRTVILTEELIKVKEEGDEGPCIFYKDKGCGIYENRPRQCRTLECWNPESFEVFSSLTPLDRKAILPEDNPLWEVIAAHEKRCSHELLSSILEKGQELDHTSEDKALDIILYDLHVRMFMEETLGIKKEDMDFLFGRPALQTLSAYGYRLEGEEGQPTKIVKIKANESASA, from the coding sequence GTGTTAACTGAAAGAATCGATAGAGACCAATTCGGTATATTGTGGCGGCAGATCATGTCCAGTCTTTTAAAAGCGGCGCATTCCAAGGCCAAATTAACCGAGGTAATAAAGGCTGTGGAGGAGGATCCGGCTTACAAAGAGATTTATGAAAAATGGGACGGCCTTACCCCGGAAGAAATGGCCGAGGCCTGGCAAAAGACGAATACCTTGATGACCAAGGCGATTTATGCCACCCGGCCTTATTGTGTACGCTGCGGCGATTGTTGCCAGGAAAGCAGCCCTACTCTCTACGAAGAGGATTTAGCCCTTTTGATGAACGGCGTCCTGGATAAGAAAGATATTATGACGCTCAGAAAAGGCGAGATCGGCTATTCACCCAAGGAAGGGCGCACGGTGATATTGACTGAGGAACTGATAAAAGTAAAAGAGGAAGGCGACGAAGGTCCGTGTATATTTTACAAAGATAAGGGGTGCGGCATTTATGAAAACCGTCCCCGGCAATGCCGGACGTTGGAATGCTGGAATCCGGAAAGTTTTGAGGTATTTTCATCACTTACCCCCCTGGACAGAAAGGCCATTCTCCCCGAAGACAACCCCCTGTGGGAAGTGATCGCGGCGCATGAAAAACGGTGTTCTCACGAATTATTGAGTTCCATCCTGGAGAAAGGTCAGGAACTGGATCATACATCTGAGGATAAGGCCCTGGATATAATTCTCTACGACCTGCACGTCCGCATGTTTATGGAGGAAACGTTAGGCATAAAGAAGGAGGATATGGATTTCCTTTTTGGACGCCCTGCCCTCCAGACGCTGTCTGCCTACGGTTACCGGCTGGAAGGTGAAGAAGGTCAGCCCACGAAGATTGTGAAAATAAAGGCGAACGAGTCGGCTTCGGCTTGA